One Chordicoccus furentiruminis DNA window includes the following coding sequences:
- a CDS encoding MBOAT family O-acyltransferase: protein MSFSSILFLFVFLPVVLGLYYLCRERHRNLFLLIASLVFYGWAQPGLLWVLAAAILISYTGGRLIGRAKTERGRKRILLAGVVLYLGMLFYFKYVPFTAGLISRITGTALVPPEIAMPLGISFYTFSGISYLTDVSRGKGAAERSFLRLALYIAFFPKLLEGPIARYSQLGEELKKRTVTVDDFAYGLERFIIGLAKKAIVADSLGAVVDRIWNAGVSQNTVAIAWFGSLAYMMQIYFDFSGYCDMAVGLGRLFGFHLPENFRLPYLSKSISEFWRRWHITLGSWFRDYVYIPLGGNRRHVYLNLAVVFLLTGLWHGASMHYVIWGMWNGLFVLLERFLRRRGMHPALKTPGLGGMDLRSGENVRRPRRFFRVKNVLGPAASHLYALLVTDLAWVLFRAPGTRDALSYIGTMFGVGLGKAPGFGVLWYANRWIVFVLGIAVICSTSLPAKAADLIRRRFGRTVPLLCVKYGLLLLLFYLSILRVVSGSYHAFIYFQF, encoded by the coding sequence ATGAGCTTCAGCTCCATATTGTTTCTGTTTGTCTTTCTGCCGGTGGTTCTCGGGCTGTATTATCTCTGCCGGGAAAGGCATCGGAATCTGTTCCTGCTGATCGCGAGCCTTGTTTTCTACGGATGGGCGCAGCCGGGCCTTCTGTGGGTGCTGGCGGCGGCCATTCTCATCAGCTATACGGGCGGGCGCCTGATCGGCCGGGCCAAGACGGAACGGGGCAGAAAACGGATTCTGCTGGCCGGAGTGGTTCTGTATCTGGGAATGCTGTTTTACTTCAAGTATGTACCGTTCACGGCCGGACTCATCAGCCGCATCACGGGGACGGCGCTTGTCCCTCCGGAGATCGCGATGCCTCTCGGCATCTCGTTCTACACCTTCTCCGGCATCTCCTATCTGACGGATGTCAGCCGGGGAAAAGGCGCGGCGGAACGCAGCTTTCTGCGGCTCGCGCTCTATATCGCCTTCTTTCCAAAGCTGCTTGAGGGCCCGATCGCAAGGTACAGTCAGCTCGGCGAAGAACTGAAAAAGCGAACCGTGACGGTCGATGACTTCGCATACGGCCTCGAGAGGTTCATCATCGGACTGGCGAAGAAGGCCATCGTGGCCGACTCGCTGGGAGCGGTGGTTGACCGGATCTGGAACGCGGGGGTCAGCCAGAATACCGTTGCGATCGCCTGGTTCGGCAGCCTCGCGTATATGATGCAGATCTATTTTGACTTCTCCGGGTACTGCGACATGGCGGTCGGTCTGGGGCGGCTGTTCGGCTTTCATCTGCCCGAAAATTTCCGGCTGCCTTATCTCTCAAAAAGCATCAGCGAATTCTGGCGGAGATGGCATATCACGCTGGGCTCCTGGTTCCGTGATTACGTCTACATTCCGCTCGGAGGGAATCGGCGGCATGTCTATCTGAATCTCGCGGTTGTTTTCCTTTTGACGGGGCTCTGGCACGGCGCGTCGATGCACTATGTGATCTGGGGCATGTGGAACGGCCTTTTTGTTCTGCTCGAGCGGTTTCTTCGCAGACGGGGAATGCATCCGGCTCTGAAGACGCCTGGACTGGGCGGTATGGACCTTCGTTCCGGGGAGAACGTACGGAGGCCGCGCCGATTCTTCCGTGTGAAGAATGTTCTGGGGCCGGCGGCTTCCCATCTTTACGCACTGCTTGTCACTGATCTGGCATGGGTGCTGTTCCGGGCGCCGGGTACGAGGGATGCACTCTCCTATATCGGAACGATGTTCGGCGTCGGACTGGGGAAAGCGCCCGGCTTCGGTGTCCTGTGGTACGCGAACCGGTGGATCGTTTTTGTGCTGGGCATCGCGGTGATCTGTTCCACTTCGCTGCCCGCGAAGGCGGCGGATCTGATCCGGCGCCGGTTCGGGCGGACGGTGCCGCTGCTTTGCGTGAAATACGGCCTCCTTCTTCTGCTTTTTTACCTGTCGATTCTGCGGGTCGTCTCGGGAAGCTATCACGCATTCATCTATTTTCAGTTCTGA
- a CDS encoding HAD family hydrolase, whose protein sequence is MKDQREKYNKSAKTFRRYKKAVDRNSVISFDIFDTLIHRTVSRPEDIFTLAAETIYPSHEEADAFRERRIAAEHEARMEKGEVTLQDIYHHLDARKFPVRQLMQAEIMCELENCFPDRVMTRLYDYARQSGKTVLIISDMYLSPDVIRNMLNKCGIDLRNADLYVSCDAGVSKRSGQLFRYVLDKRHLNRKDFVHFGDSLKSDILGGIRAGIHVCLVSRPGRISEKLPFRLS, encoded by the coding sequence ATGAAGGATCAGCGTGAGAAATACAATAAAAGCGCGAAGACATTCCGCCGGTATAAAAAGGCAGTCGACCGGAACAGCGTGATTTCTTTCGATATCTTTGACACACTGATTCACAGAACGGTCAGCCGTCCGGAGGATATTTTCACGCTGGCTGCAGAGACGATCTATCCGAGCCATGAGGAAGCGGATGCATTCCGGGAGCGCCGCATCGCCGCGGAGCACGAAGCCCGGATGGAAAAAGGCGAAGTCACCCTTCAGGACATCTATCATCATCTGGATGCCCGAAAATTCCCCGTCCGTCAGTTAATGCAGGCAGAAATCATGTGTGAGCTGGAGAACTGTTTCCCGGACCGTGTCATGACCCGTCTCTACGATTACGCCAGACAGTCAGGGAAAACCGTGCTGATCATTTCAGACATGTATCTGTCACCGGATGTAATCCGGAACATGCTGAACAAATGCGGGATTGACCTGCGGAACGCAGATCTCTATGTGTCCTGCGACGCAGGCGTCAGCAAGCGGTCCGGCCAGCTGTTCCGGTATGTGCTGGACAAACGGCACCTGAACCGGAAGGATTTTGTTCATTTCGGAGACAGTCTGAAATCGGATATACTGGGGGGAATCCGCGCCGGCATCCATGTCTGTCTCGTCAGCCGTCCAGGCCGTATCTCAGAAAAGCTCCCGTTCCGTCTGTCATGA
- a CDS encoding alginate O-acetyltransferase AlgX-related protein, translating to MIEKRVKTVFCGAFLAFLVLPLLFVNLKPAQRSKAENRKLAEMPKLRQEDGSLNRTFTSDVGSWIDDRIGFRNAFVTQNALLQYHLFGLLSDHDDFYLGTDGSLAYATDAVIKDYQRFDLKTDGELRTIAYSFQCVKDYVEDRGAQFFYFQCWDKQTIYPSSFPAHVRQYGEESKTDQVIRTLKEQTDVDVIDPKEALIRGKAKYPTYSFWGDATHWSRRGAFIGYQQLMTEINRRRSGRYRVLTEADYDLSLTDQGMTLFGGIHRPDLLESFRLKDPKAYRTDEAPLYLSQWQKNSRTIYRNDSAGNGDTLLVIGDSYFDNFLIDDLAESFHKTVMIWGDYIQYLPEMMDAYHPSVVVCENAERCDRTGRMVKTAERIRGSETS from the coding sequence ATGATCGAGAAAAGAGTCAAAACCGTTTTCTGCGGGGCCTTTCTTGCCTTTCTGGTCCTGCCGCTTCTGTTTGTCAATCTGAAACCGGCGCAGCGCTCGAAGGCGGAAAACCGGAAACTGGCGGAAATGCCGAAGCTGAGGCAGGAGGACGGATCGCTGAACCGGACGTTCACCTCAGACGTCGGAAGCTGGATTGACGACCGGATCGGCTTTCGGAATGCATTTGTCACACAGAACGCGCTACTCCAGTACCATCTGTTCGGGCTTCTGTCCGATCATGATGATTTTTATCTGGGAACGGACGGCTCGCTCGCTTATGCGACCGATGCGGTCATAAAGGATTACCAGCGGTTCGACCTGAAAACGGACGGGGAACTGCGAACGATCGCGTACAGCTTTCAGTGCGTGAAGGACTATGTCGAGGACCGGGGCGCGCAGTTCTTTTATTTTCAGTGCTGGGACAAGCAGACGATTTATCCGTCCTCCTTTCCGGCCCATGTCAGGCAGTACGGCGAGGAGTCGAAGACGGACCAGGTGATCCGGACGCTGAAGGAACAGACGGATGTGGATGTCATCGATCCGAAAGAAGCGCTGATCCGGGGGAAGGCGAAGTATCCGACCTACAGCTTCTGGGGAGATGCCACCCACTGGTCGCGGCGCGGCGCGTTCATCGGCTATCAGCAGCTGATGACCGAAATCAACCGAAGGCGGAGCGGGCGGTACAGAGTGCTTACGGAGGCGGATTACGATCTGTCCCTTACGGATCAGGGCATGACGCTGTTCGGCGGCATCCACAGACCGGATCTGCTGGAGTCGTTCAGACTGAAGGATCCGAAAGCTTACCGGACCGATGAGGCGCCGCTCTATCTCTCCCAGTGGCAGAAGAACAGCCGGACCATCTACAGGAATGACAGCGCCGGCAATGGGGACACACTGCTCGTCATCGGCGACAGCTACTTTGATAACTTCCTGATCGATGATCTGGCGGAGAGCTTCCATAAGACCGTCATGATCTGGGGCGACTACATCCAGTATCTGCCCGAGATGATGGACGCCTACCATCCCTCTGTCGTCGTCTGCGAAAACGCGGAGCGCTGCGACCGGACGGGGAGAATGGTGAAGACGGCGGAAAGGATCAGGGGAAGCGAAACGTCATGA